A genomic window from Sulfurospirillum multivorans DSM 12446 includes:
- a CDS encoding HP0268 family nuclease has translation MEIKLARNEINGKPKTITLDKVTEIIEKEGQKIFYFDKENSHKDLVALVEHFEAQGFSVYLRDIRYGLGESDYMYEVHIL, from the coding sequence ATGGAAATCAAATTAGCACGAAATGAAATTAATGGAAAACCAAAGACAATTACATTGGACAAAGTGACAGAGATTATTGAGAAAGAGGGACAAAAGATTTTTTATTTTGACAAAGAAAATTCTCATAAAGACCTCGTGGCACTGGTCGAGCACTTTGAAGCACAAGGCTTTAGCGTCTATTTAAGAGACATTCGTTATGGCTTGGGTGAGAGCGATTACATGTACGAAGTACATATCCTCTAA